Within Amycolatopsis sp. FDAARGOS 1241, the genomic segment CTTTTCGTTGGCTGCGCTTCCTCCGAGAACGCCAGCAAGGTCTGTACGCAGGAATTCAATCAGAGCTGTTCGGGCATAGCCGCCGCCGTGCGCTCCATCGAGCTCATCGAACATCGCAGTTGTTCGGCGAATTCCCTTGATGTCGGACTCGCCGACCTTTCGTTTTCCGGTATCGCTGAGCACGTCATCACGCGTTGTCACCAGCCATGACAGTGCTGCCTCATTCCACGCGGCCGAGTTCGCGGGCGCGTTCATCATGGCGGCCATATTGTCGACGTCCGCCTGCCACAGCCGCCCGACTGTGGCGGCGCTGTCGTCGATGCTGGCGGGATAGCTCAGGCCAAGGTCGGCCGGCACCTTCTGCACCTTGCCGAACCCCACCTCGTCTGGCCCGACCTGGCGACCGAGCCGCTCGGCCAGCGCAGCGAGGATCGCCTCTCGTGTTCCGGCGTCTCGTGGAACCATCCCGTCGAGCCAACGACGCACGTACGTGTGCGTGAACGTCCGCCCTGCCTGCTGCCCGACGGCCCGGGCGAACACCTTGAGGCCCACTGAGCCGTCGTCTCGTAGGTAGCCAGCCTCAAGCATTAGACCGCGCAGCTGATCATTGCTCATCGCGTAGCCCTCCCCCGTGCGACTGTGCCCCAGTGTGCGAGTGTGCCCCCTAGTGTGCCCTGTTCGCGCAGCTCAGAGACCTGTTTCATGGAGTCATCGAGATCAACGACCAACACGGTCGACGAGCGAAGGAGACTCACATGGCCAAGAGCGTGTTGCCGAACTTCAAGTCCGGCGGCGGCCTCATCAAGAAGGCGATCGGCGTCGTGATCCTGCTTGCCGTACTGGCCTTGGTGATCCGCCATCCGCACGATGCGGCCGGCATGGTGAATTCGGCCAAGGATCAAGGCGGCGGGGTCATCGACAGCGTGGCGAAGTTCTTCCAAGACCTCGGCCATGGCTAAGCGCGGTCAGCCTTGAGTTGCTCAACCGACTCTCGCAAGGACTTCACCTCTGCTTGCAAGTCGCTGAGCTGGGAAGACAGCTGTTCTAGGCTCGCTGGCTCGCGACCAGGAGTGGCGCTCACAACTCGACCAACCCCGGCCCGGGCCACGACCCAGCCCTGATCCTGCAGCGAACCCAACGCACGTTGAGCGGTTGCAACTGCGACTTTGAACCGCGCAGCGACTTCACGCTGATTCGGCAGCTGCGTGCCCGGCGCTAGCTCACCCGCCTTGATCTCCTCACGAAGCTGTTGTGCGATCCGCTCAGCCTTTGCGTGACCTGCACTTTCCGCCGAATCTTCCATGCCTCCAACCCTACCCAACTGAGACTCTCCGAACTAGTTCACCCGATCAGCCGATCGAAGTTCCGAACTAGTCCGGACTAGTCTTCTAGACGTTGCCGACGAAAGGACCTGACCGATGAGGAACGCACACCCGAGCCGCCGCCAGATCGAGATGGCCGCGGATGAGCTGGATTTCGACTACTTCGCGGACACGACCGGCCTGGCTGGTGACGTCGACTCGTTCGACGGCTTCGACGGTGTGGCCGAGCTGGCGGACCTGTACACGGAGATCGCGGAAATCGACGCAGCGCTGGCCGAGCTGGAGGCGCCGGCGGCGCCGGTGGTGTCGCTGTTCGAGCCGAACGTGATCGTGGGCGGCGTCGCCGGTGGCGGCAAGACCGCGGCGCTTCGGTGGCTCGCGCTGGGCGGGGAGGTGGCCGCCTGATGTCCGCCTCGCTGGTTCCCGCCGTCGCCCGCAAGCTCGGCTGCCGGAATTCGATCGCCGCGGCGGTGGTCGAGGTGATCTGGGCCAAGGCCGACCAGGGCTGGAGTGCCGAGCAGATCACCACGTGGCTGGCCGGTCACTACGACCGCAGTCACCCGGCCGCCGACCCGGCGCTGGTGCGGTTCGTCCTGGCCCGCCGGTAGCCAACTTCCCCGTCTCGAACTTGTGCCGCTGATCTGAGAGAGGACTGTCCCGATGGCCCGCACGTCGACCGAGCTGCATGTCGTGGAGCGCTTCCACGATCTGGCCGACACCCTGGTCCGCAACGCCAATGCCTTGACCGGCAACCCTGATCTGCCTGCCGCGGTGGTGTGGCCCCGTGCCGATGTGTATGTCGACGTGGCGACCCAGGTCCGGTTGCTGGCTGATGCCGAGCTGGCGCGGGTGGAAGGTCTCGCGCTCGTGCTGCCGCTGACCGCCGCGCAGCGGGCGGCCGAGCAGTTCGAGTGGCTGGCCGGGCAGCTGGCGGGAAACGCCAGGACGCTGCGCGCCTTCACCACGGACCCGGCCATGGTGGCGCGGGCCAGGGTCTACCGGGACGTGGCGGTGCAGGTGCGCCTGCTGGCGGCGGCCGAGCGGGAGCAGCACGGCCGCCCGACCCCGCCGGCGACCCCGGCCCGGCGACCGCAGCCGAGCCCGCTGGCGGCCCGGGTCGCAGCGCGGCTGCGGACGGTGCGGCCGGAGTTCACCGAGCCGCTGGTGACCGCGATCGCCACCCGCCGCCGGGCGGGCTGGTCGGTGGCGCGGCTGACGCTGTGGCTGCGCACCCTGCTGCGGGACCCGCAGACCGGCGAGCTCCACCCGTGCGCGGACCGCTCGTTCGTGTCCTACGTGACCGGTCTGCTGGCCGGTCAGGCCGCGGCCCGCGCGGCCTGAGACCGCCCCGGCCCGGCGGCCCATTCCGCCAAGAACACTCCGCCGGTCCGGGCGAAACCCTGTCACCACGAGATCGCAGAACAGGAGAACCGTCATGGTACGCACGCACATCCACCGCACGCTCGCCCAGATCAAGCAGGGCTGCGGCGAGGACCCGGCCGGGGGTGAGCGGTGATGGGCACGCTGAGCGAGCTGTCGCGGCTGCATCTGTCCCGCCCGGTCGCCGGTGCTGGGGTGGCGGTGGTGGCCGCGTGGCAGCGCCGCCACGCCGAGGTGCTGGAGCACCTGGCCGCCGAGGGCGGTGCCGGCACGCAGGCCGCGGTGGCTGCCCCGGTGGTGCGCCGCCGCGCCGACGGGTTGGCGGGGGAGGCGGGCGGATGTTGAACGTGTTCATGACCGCCCGCCTGCTCGGCTCGACCAAGAAGCCGCGTTACGCGGGGCAGGAGCTGCGGGTGTGGTTGTGCTACGACCCGGCCGACCCCTACGCGGTGCAGCTGAACTTCGTGGCCGGGGGCGGTAAGCGCATCGGCTGGCTGTTCAGCCGGGACCTGCTCGCCGCCGGGCTGACCGGCCGCGCCGGGGACGGCGACGTGCGGATCACCGGCCTGGACGACACCGTCGAGATCGCGCTGTCCTCCCCGGATGGTGTGGCGCGGCTGGAGTTTTCCCGCGCCGACCTGGAACGCGGCATCGACGAGAGCGAAACCCTCGTGCCGATCGGCACCGAGTCGGCCGCGTTCGACTGGGACCACGAGATCGGCCTGCTCGGCCGCGGCGCAGCCTGATCCACCACCCGCATCACCACGAGATCAACGCCAGCCGCCGCTGAGGGCGGCTCCACAGCCGCCGGGGCGGCCTCGCCAACGTCGACGTCCGGGGCCGTCTCGGTGCACCACACCCGCACATCCCTTGCCACGGAAGGAGAACGACGTCATGCGACGGTCTCGTGAGGCCGACAACCGCAAGCGGATCGATCCCAGCCTCAGCGGCGGTGCCCAGCTGGGCCGCTGTCTGGGCTGCCGGCGCCGCACCCACAAGAACACCAACCTGTGCGGGCGCCCGGCGTGCTCGCGCGCGGTCGCGGGGGTGATGGAGGTATGAGCGCCTGCAAGCACACCGCGTTCATCGCGAAGCTGCGCCGCGGCTGGGCCTACAAAACCTGCCGCGACTGCAAACACTCCTGGTCCGAACCCATGCCCGCACCCTCACCGCGCAAGAAGCTCACCGTCGTGAAGCGCTGAGGACCCCGGCCCGGTCAACCACCAGTCGCACAAACCCAACCCGCACAGCGGAAATCGAAGGGAAACAACCATGGCGAAGAACGAGGCCAACACCCCGAAGCAGCCCCAGCCCGGCGACAAGCCCGTCGGCACCTGGGCGGACCACGTCCACGCGAACGTCCAGAAGAACCAGAAGAAGCAGGGCAAGTAGCCCCGCCACCACGCGTTCGGGGTGGTCGGGCCAGAAGGTAGCTGGCCCGACCACTCCCGACCGTACCTCACCTCACCTGGTCGAACACCGTCCGGAAGGGACCGATCATGACTGGACCCGAGCACTACCGCGAGGCCGAACGACTTGTCTGCTCGACGAGTCTGCGCAACCCGCTCCCCGAAGACGCGAACAAGCCCGGAGCGGCGCAGGTGCACGCCACGCTGGCGCTGGCGGCGGCCACCGCCGCGGCCGGGCGGATGCCCGGCACGACCGCGCAGGCGTGGGACACCGCGACGGGGGTGGGTTCGTGATGTCCACCCCAGACACGCCCGGACCCGACGGCGACGCGGCGGACACGTTGTTCCTGCTGCGCCGACTGGTGGAGCGCAACGGCACCTGGGTGCTGGTCACGGTGTTCACCGCGGTCGCGG encodes:
- a CDS encoding GntR family transcriptional regulator translates to MEDSAESAGHAKAERIAQQLREEIKAGELAPGTQLPNQREVAARFKVAVATAQRALGSLQDQGWVVARAGVGRVVSATPGREPASLEQLSSQLSDLQAEVKSLRESVEQLKADRA
- a CDS encoding SsgA family sporulation/cell division regulator → MLNVFMTARLLGSTKKPRYAGQELRVWLCYDPADPYAVQLNFVAGGGKRIGWLFSRDLLAAGLTGRAGDGDVRITGLDDTVEIALSSPDGVARLEFSRADLERGIDESETLVPIGTESAAFDWDHEIGLLGRGAA